The DNA region gaaacaaacagaaatacgtttatttttattttttcgctttttacattaaatttgagTAACCCTATTTAAGTCCAATTTGAGTAGTAGTTTGTCTGTTCCATTACCAAATTCAAttctttgaatatttcatcaccaccatttatatttaaaattttgttttctggcaatatgttcaaaaaagtgcgacgttttcaagttaaaaccaattttagtttgattttaagaaaaaagtttgattgttttaaatttttataaatagtgAACGTGAATGCTAATTTCCTAATAATTTTTATAACGGAGGAAATTCCTTGAAAATTCGTCTGAGAAATATTTAGATTGTTCTtttcgttttggagatacgggctctcaaaaatattatgataaaatgaaatgaataaaaacaatTGATGTTTTTAGAGTCAACTATGGTTCAATTGGTCCGATaatgattattttaaaattttctgatcgttttaattaaaaaaaattcaaattataaaatcgaGCATTACTTTTGAAAAGGATTGTAAGTAGATAATTTTCCTAGTTTCATATTTTcgatgatttacaaaaaaaaaacatgttttcttcaaaaaatcatatctcttaaaccaaattttgcacCTTCAATTACTATggcaagatgtttttttttaattccaccatatattgaaaatataactttttgtGATACAAAGCAAATTGAAAAAACCTGATTTTtccgtgtaactattttttctcaaagtcCTAATAataaccttcaactttgccgaagacatcaaatcgataacaaaattccttctcaaggtacaaaatttcaaaaactaacagcatttaaaattgtattgaaaaacaaatgatgaaaaattgtttcttTTGACATAGAGAATGCATGGataaattttcatccaaataaaaaaattaagatttaaaaaaggtgaaaattttgataacttaTTTAgactttaaatgttttttacagtagctttgaaaaatattttcaacggctTTACGATATTTCggataatagttgaaaaatgattaaacttttgaaaaggatGAAAAATTGATATGTTTTTTAATATCATAATTTCGATATTAtccaaaaaacatgattatttttcaaaaatcatatctcctaaaCCAAAATTTGCAACATCAATCACTATgctgcccatgttcacataaatgtcccatgtgcaaaaatagcaaactgagcaattctctacgaaatcagtcttttttcttcaattttattttttgtattttttaatccgactgaaacttttttggtggcttcggtatgcccaaagcagccattttgcatcattagtttgtccatataattttccatacaaatttggcagctgtccatacaaaaatgatgtttgaaaattcaaaaatctgcatctgcaaagttgtatgtatggatacggactacactggaaaaaaaaatgatacaaggtaaaaaaaaattggtgatttttttatttaactctttatcactaaaacttgatttgcaaaaaaacactatttttaattttttttattttttgatatgttttagaggacataaaatgccaacttttcagaaattttcaggttgtgcaaaaaatcttttttaataaatactgatttttttcaaaaaatcaaaatattggtcgcaaaaaattttcaactttaccctgccggagttctttgctctcgcgggggagttgatgacgcggtttcggagctgccgtaacaaggcggagcaatttctagccctcggggaattaatgattaagcacatctataaaggataaaaaactgtgatctagttttaagctttctctatttctatccccttttcctagcaagttcagtaagttttttttttaaatttttcttactcttggtaacacctttatttacaagcaataactgttccaaaatggattatgatgtaacacacagctgtaaggaactccaaaactctgttttgtacctcaaaagaacttattgtatcttgattattcaccaataaaaccgaatttgaatttgaatttgaaattttcaacttcaattttcgatgtaaaatcaaatttgcaatcaaaaagtactatagtgaaattttgataaagtgcaccgttttcaagataaatccatttttggtaacttttttgaaaatcgtcgcagtttttcatttttttaaaatagtgcacatgtttgcacacttttggaaaaaatatttttgaaaagctgagaaaattctctatattttgctttttcggactttgttgatacgatcttggGTTTTTGAGATAggggagcggtcgtggctgaatggttacggtgttcgctttataagcgaatggtgcTGGGTTCGaaacccatctgctcccaacgagaaagttctggactcattgaatttagaaattaatgaaaaaacatgaagctcacggcggggttagatcccctgtccttaggattggcaagcaaaatgctttccactttatcgtggagcattggtagcttgagtaGGACTTATCAGAACATACAAGAATGCATTGCATTGGGTGCATGCAGACGCATTTGAAATGAACCTACAttacctcgctataaatagcctgggtgactgatagaattcatccaataagagatgagaagaattgtaagcattcccattagaaatgagaacacacgaagaattcgaacaacaatgccaaaggtcgttaccactcgcctagggtggctcctcagaccattcaccttcccaaaaaccgtccaactccaagcgaaaccaGTGTTGAAAATCCGACGACTATGATTAATTTGGCGATTAATCGCTGCCTGTTACACCTCACGAATAAGACTGCTGAGAATAATCTTTATTCTCAAATTGCCACGACTAGCTGTCATTCGTCAAGAGTGCAGACGATGATTGTAACAGCCCATGACTGCTGGTGTTAAATGGGGAAAATTATAATCAGATCGCAGCAAGTTGACGACTAAacccaatcattcaaatttttattcgtcTATGCCACAGCCAGCGATCAAGTGTCAGTCGGGAAAGAAACGATCAAAGCATAACGATCAAAGCAATCTGGTTCAGgtagaattggttctattcctaattatcgattcctaggcaacttgggcttagacaatcatcacatcacatggtgaaaatccagtctgcaatccgctaatatcaccgtctcctagcgaagcgaagcgatcttgggttgctgagatattgcaatgcaaaggtttaaaaacaggaaaattgatgttttctaagtctcacccaaacaacccaccattttctaatgtcgatatctcagcaactaatggtccgattttcaatgataatatatgaaacatttgtgaaattttccgatcttttcgaaaacaatattttcaaaaaattttaaccaagactaacatttcaaaagggtcaaacattcaatattacgcccttttaaaatgttagtcttgttttgaaaattttgaaaatattgtttttaaaaagataggaaaatttcacaaatgtttcatatattaccattgaaaatcggactattagttgctgacatatcgacatttaaaaatggtgggctgttttactttatttagactttaaatgtttttttttgttgggtgaACATTTCAATCAAtaggtacataaaaattggcctgagacacacagaaaaaaaaaatcatggttatattacatctgggcaggggtacatcttttatgtcagaaaaaaaggtgtaattttacctctggaaatgtgtaatttttccacttttctggtttaatgtcactttttcagtctaaattgaggtaaaattacatcataaaagaggtaatattcaaccttccaaagttacagcttccaaatttacattatttttttctgtgcaccaaatcgattagaaaatgtCTCATTTCATGTCTTTTTGTAGGGATAACTGCCAAAATTTTATAGATACTTGTTTTGGATACCAAATTATGCAGAATGGCTCCTTTGGTCAAAGGAAATCCACCTAGAATACTACTgttagtaatttttttaatatttttgaaatttgatttgatttgatttgattttgatttgatttgatttgataaccaacagggccacaaggatgacctatgtagcggttgcctagaattacagtggctcagacttaaagggagtatcttcaaattactgtcgtatgaagggccaaaagggggtggttggacgcgaacaagcaaaatcactcacggtgtcctcaggggaaagaatctccttccgacagtaacctccaataactccgaaagaaatctgacaaagctgaaaaacagggctcgcaccctgctgggggcctaaaagggcgcggcagacagctggagactgacagaagtcaatagatgtagtaattggacaatccttaagaattgtacaattactaaaccattttccccttgtgacgtagttctggtcttccactatccacatccagtctccgccattacagcatactgtccactgccctgatgctccctccccgatccccggctttgattctaactactgataaaaaggaaaatcatagatgagaaaaggtcaatgcggatggagagcaaatcgagctcagtatcccctcacaaagactggtagtaagtgtgaaaaaaGAGAAAATGTAAGGAAAGACAAGAAGAAAAATGAAAGATAgtatgtcaatgcggatggatcgatgatcccctcacaatGACATAAAAGAAACAGATGGTAGGAAGAAGCAAAATTAGAACTGAAAATTAGGAATAAGAAAAGTCATGGCAGATGGAGAGCAAGTTGTGGGCAGAGAATGTGAATGCAAGTTCAGTTAAGATTTGGTCTGATGAGGATTTAAAATGGACTGATCTCACCGAATTCCTCGATGATGGCTTGCGTTTCTTCTAGAACTGGTCTTCATGACTCGAAATCATTTGCGCAGCAAACTTGCCTCCTCAGCTAAATCCTTGATATTTTAGAGGGCAGCCAGGCAATTACTTCAGTTCAGAACCCACTCTGGTCATGGCCCTCGGAATGCCATTATGTCCCCGAATCCATTCTCGGCCCCGTTTCCGAACGGAGTTTGTCCTCACTTCACGGAACATGCCATTCATGATGCTGCTGACCACAATACTACATTTTCTAGAACTAGTGCCAAAACGGTTCCAACTGGCACTGCGTAAAACACACGGAAAAttctttttaaagcttttgctaCACGGGACCCAGCTGATTTTTATCCACAAACTTTTCCTCTATTGAAAACAGTATTTCAATTGATGGGGGACATTCCTCCTCTTCATCGGAGATTTAACGATACGCGAGGGACCACGGGACGGAACGTAACCGACGACTTTGAATAAAGAAATCTTcattaattttaactgaaaatattttttttttcatcaaaaatgacGCGAGCGAAAATTTTGCGACCTTCCTATTACGCGACCTACTTCGACcttctttttaatatttttgaaatttgcttcaAAAACAAGTGGCAAAAATCACCATTCCATATCACAAATATCATTCAGCTTTCGTTTATTACCAAATCCAGCACATCGAGCGCCGCGATCGTCTCCGCGACCGAAAAACCGCTCAGCTGGAAGCACTCCACGGAGACATCCAAACCGTGGCCCAGGAATACTTCACCAAGATCCTCCACCCGGAAAAGGAGAAAGCATTCCGGAACCTGTACGAAGTGGACCTCGTCTCGGGCAGAATCATCGAGTCGAACCGCGCCAAAATTCGCGAACTCAACGGCTCGATCAAACTGTTGAACAAACGAATCATCCAGGTTGAGGTGGCCGGCACGCGCAAGATCATCACAAAACGGCTGCTCAAGCGAAACCTCGAGAATGACATCGATACGCACAAGCGCGAGATGAAGAAACTAGAAGTGCAGCACATGGAGCGTATGAAAGCGTTGGCCGGGGAGGTGTTCCACGTGCAAAAACACCTGAATCAGCTGGTGGAACGTGGGAAGCAGATATTAAGGTTGGCTCAGACTTGCGCCAAGTTGGAGTGCGTTGATGATCGTGATTACTTCAAGAAGCGGATCGATCAAGGGCATGTGGGGGACGCGGGGCAGGTCGCAGAGTTTGAGTTCTTTTTCGACAAGATCAATCGGGTGACGGCCATTAATGTACTGCTGAGGGAGGAAAGGGACAAGCTTGCGGAGAACAATGCCGAGTTGCAACGGCAGTTTAAACAGTTTTGCCAGGTGACTGGTGGGGGACCTGAAGCAAATTTGAACGCGTTGAAGCCGGTGGTGAGGGGGGTTGAGTGATTGATCAATAATTTTGAGGTTTGGAATGTTGGGTCAAGGTctgttcaaataaatcaaatgttttacgATCGTTCCTCGGCTTTATTTTTCCTCTCTCGAACTTCAATCGACCAAGGCTGCAGTTCGCCGGAACTCCACACCCAGTAGATGACCGTTCCAACGACGTAGATCCCCGCCGCTATGTAGAACACCAACCTCCACTCATCTTCCCCGTTGCTGGTCG from Culex quinquefasciatus strain JHB chromosome 3, VPISU_Cqui_1.0_pri_paternal, whole genome shotgun sequence includes:
- the LOC6039452 gene encoding dynein regulatory complex subunit 2, producing MEKHATIADDQPVPTKAELKKLRKLEKLRAKRAAADELRKKCQRDHLKREQNFAKETEGRVFQDWERMCSDVRLADVVEEMLQIKQNLQMVFDRKNLYIDRTLEERDEMEDIYSRNLQRIKRLINCYLEMHQYFVTNLAKEYVEDREDRLDDFRQEVVMKLSQANECVEKMEGALISLEEEMEQGLMDDSVEFIKKNDDCINTHIERRDRLRDRKTAQLEALHGDIQTVAQEYFTKILHPEKEKAFRNLYEVDLVSGRIIESNRAKIRELNGSIKLLNKRIIQVEVAGTRKIITKRLLKRNLENDIDTHKREMKKLEVQHMERMKALAGEVFHVQKHLNQLVERGKQILRLAQTCAKLECVDDRDYFKKRIDQGHVGDAGQVAEFEFFFDKINRVTAINVLLREERDKLAENNAELQRQFKQFCQVTGGGPEANLNALKPVVRGVE